In a genomic window of Cyclopterus lumpus isolate fCycLum1 chromosome 13, fCycLum1.pri, whole genome shotgun sequence:
- the LOC117741776 gene encoding odorant receptor 131-2-like — protein MYNLTEFPGNATTSKSLSVIIKVFMVMPLFCFFLYCIAVMLHIFASHRHYLDSTRYILFTYMLINDTFQLSSSVLLFFFVMGKMKLSMIYCASLVFLSSVTFQNTPLILATMSLERYVAILYPLQRPAVWRSDRIWVIILSMLLTTSISNIVNYSIGVSDSAAVDILSTPVLCKVTVINTSQIQILFQVGVYIFLFALVTVVILFTYLRILLETRKMRQSKVSGSKAMHTVLLHGFQLLLCILAFINPITETLIVLHSNWLPEDIAFFNYFCFILTPRFLSPLIYGFRDQNLRGSLRKTILCCTDRVRPGKRGLPA, from the coding sequence ATGTATAATCTGACTGAATTTCCAGGGAATGCAACTACCAGCAAAAGCCTGTCTGTGATCATCAAGGTGTTTATGGTTATGCccctcttctgcttcttcctctactGTATTGCTGTCATGCTGCACATCTTTGCATCTCACAGACACTACCTGGACTCCACACGTTACATCCTGTTTACCTACATGCTGATCAATGACACTTTCCAGCTCTCGTCCTCTgtgctgctcttcttctttgtcaTGGGAAAGATGAAATTGTCTATGATCTACTGTGCTTCGCTggttttcctttcctctgtcacTTTCCAGAACACACCTTTAATCCTGGCCACCATGTCTCTTGAGCGCTACGTTGCCATCTTATATCCGCTGCAGCGTCCGGCCGTCTGGCGCTCAGACCGTATTTGGGTCATTATTCTGTCCATGTTGCTCACCACCTCGATCTCCAATATTGTTAACTACTCTATCGGTGTGAGTGATTCTGCTGCAGTGGATATCCTCTCTACCCCTGTGCTTTGCAAAGTTACCGTTATCAACACATCTCAAATCCAGATTTTATTCCAAGTTGGTgtatatattttcctttttgcaCTTGTGACTGTTGTCATCCTGTTTACATACTTGAGAATCCTGCTGGAAACAAGGAAAATGAGACAAAGCAAAGTGTCTGGGAGCAAAGCTATGCACACCGTGCTGCTACACGGctttcagctgctgctgtgcaTTTTGGCCTTCATTAACCCCATCACGGAAACTCTCATAGTGCTGCATTCCAACTGGCTACCAGAAGACAttgccttttttaattatttctgttTCATCCTTACTCCACGCTTTCTCAGCCCGCTCATCTACGGCTTTAGAGATCAGAATCTCAGGGGCAGCCTCAGGAAGACAATTCTCTGCTGCACAGACAGAGTCAGACCCGGCAAGAGAGGCTTGCCTGCTTAG